DNA sequence from the Salminus brasiliensis chromosome 3, fSalBra1.hap2, whole genome shotgun sequence genome:
TTTAAACTGAAATTAGCTGAAATTAGCTGTGTGTCTAGTGAATCTATCTAAACTGTTTTTCATCAAGTCATGGCAGTGTCAGAATATATTGAGTTTCTTACTTACTATTCAGTATCGTTCACACCTATAAATCTTTCATAAAATCTATTGACCAATCCACTCTGCTCTCTAAAAGTTCTtcgtttaataataataacaacagtaataataataagaaaaacagATTTAATTCACTAACTGATGATATGTCATGCTTCTCACTTCCCTTAAAAGACATGGCAGAACAACATGACAAAAACCAGCGATCCCAAGATCAAACACTTTGACGGGGACGACTTCACCTGCGTTACATTCCAGCCCGACCTCGCCAAATTCAAGATGGAGAAACTGGATAAAGACATTGTGGCTCTTCTGACGCGCAGAGCCTACGACGTGGCTGGCTCCTGCAAGGGTGTTAAAGTCGTTCTTAACGGCAAGAAGCTGCCTGTAAGCTACACCTCAGTATATGTATCTataatttaacatttattgtTGGGCTTCATGTCAGGCCCTCTTGTCACTCATAATAAGGCAAGTTGTAGATTTGGATAATTTATAGTACATAAACAGTCCTttgttttgccatcagcatatTTTCTGTTCAATTATTTGGTTAATCTGTCTGTGACATATAGTAATGTAGCCAGTAATCTTGCTGGCCCAATTCCCGCATGCTGCCAATGATTATCAACACCTTATCAGTGTTTGCAGCTTATCTTGGCTATCCAGAGGCTCTGAGTCACATGAGGATAGACCAGTCTGTCTTGCTGTGGCATAAGCTATAATGAACTGTCCTCACTGTTGGGCTATCCTTTGATACTTTGACAAATCTGGCTTTGGCAAATGATCTTAAACTCATTAGAATTAATATCACAACTTGTCACAATGACAAGAAGCTAGACTTGTTGTAGTTGTATGTAAACAGCATGTTTGGGGAAGTCAGTGGCAGCTGGTGTTGCTGTGGTTTTGACGTTTCCTTCAAGCAACTGATGGGTTAAAATGCCCCTGCATGTGTTTTAGAGTTTTGATGGTTTAAACATGAAACATCCTGTGTGCTGATCTTCACttgcattttttaaaagatCTAGATCTGTGTAGTTTGTCTATGTATATAGAAACAATTTGGACATCCCGGGTCAAATTTCATGTGTCCATTGTAATAATTGCAGAATTGCAATTCATTTGCTAAATTTAACAATATGGGTAGTTGTTTCACTGAAAATTATATATGCAATACCTGATGTTTTGCTGCAGGTGAATGGCTTCCGCAGCTATGTTGATCTGTATGTGAAGGACAAGTTGGATGAGACAGGTGTGGCTCTGAAAGTGGTAAACGAGTCTGTGAATGAGCGTTGGGAGGTGTGTCTCACCATGAGCGAGAAGGGCTTCCAGCAGATCAGCTTTGTCAACAGCATCGCCACTACCAAGGTATCTGAAGCGCCACATTAAGCCTGTCCACCCCAAAGAGGGTAGTTATATTGTTGGTCTGATTACAGATATGTGATCTTTAATTTACATCTAATTagaaatctgcaactgtgagaACTGTAATCAGTGTTGGGTTCATTTCTTGACACTGTAAATATCTGTATATAAAGTGAAGAGGATCATCAGTAAATCACTGACAACAAATACTAATTAAATCACTTTTAATCTAATTAATGAGGTGATTACACttataataagtaataagtacAATAAGTAGTGtgttttgtctaatttaatCGTTATGTACTAGTTTTACATTTAGAATATGAGTATTATTAGTCCAATTGGCCTAGCAGTGTCAGTCAGTTACACTAATACAGCAATGAAGTGGATATGGTGTGAACACAGTTACATCCAAAAACACCTGGCCACAGACACTGCTGGCAGGGTTGTTAACCTCGCTTGTATCATAATAATAGCCTTTCAACAAGCAGCTGGCTGCATTTTTATGCAAACTACTAGTTCCAGAAATTAGaaggaggtgttttttttttttttttttagatgttacTGACAGTTTAACCGTTACAAGTCATATTCAGGTGCTCTTATATTAATGCTCAGACCGTGACGATTGTCATGTGTTCTGGTCACTAGATGGTGCTGAAGCTACCTCTAAAGTTTCAATTCATGTGAACTTTTGCCTCTCTCAGGGTGGCAGGCACATTGATTACGTTGTGGACCAAATTGTGGCGAAACTGATCGAGGtggtgaagaagaagaataaagcCGGCGTCTCAGTGAAACCATTTCAGGTTTGATGGGGAACGCTGGGTCAACAAAGATGCTGAAACATACATTTCACAATTTATAGCACAGTTTATGTAAATAtcacatttctttacagtgactGTTATTGTAAAATAATTAGGTATGTCCTAATTAGGTATGTCCTCGACTATTACAAATGCACACAATTTGTCATTTACGAGACTTGTAGATACATCAGTTGCATAAAATGATAACACTAATTGGCCTTTtcatttaagataagataagataacatagtcctttattagtcccacagtggggaaattcacagtgtcaggTTTTACTATAAAGAATTatcttatataatatatatatatatatataattatatcttatttatatattttttaaacttcTTATTGATATTTTATTTGAGCTGTATTGTGTTCACTGAGGGTGTTTCTGCCTGTCAACaaacatttatgtaaatatgtatacaaaaactgaactgaacatctGCTTAAGTGCCCAGCATACACTTCCCTAAAATATAGTAATTTAGTCAGTAAGCTGTGACCTGACCAAAGCACCCCTCACTGTGTGAGGTAAAGACTAAAACGCTAAAATTCAAGCATTTGATGACAGAACACTATGTTTTGGTTTATTGTCATGTTATCCCCTCCTTTAAGCATTCATATTCTAATTGATGTGTCTCATTTTAATACCCCAGTGAAGCTACAGCTCCATAACCAAATCAGGGCTTTTTTATTTCAGGTGAAGAACCACATCTGGGTGTTTGTAAATGCTCTTATTGAGAACCCGACATTTGATTCTCAGACCAAGGAGAACATGACACTTCAGACCAAAAGCTTTGGCTCTAAATGTGCTCTCTCTGAAAAATTCATACGAGCGGTAAGAGTAGTGCTCTgcatatttttgtgttttcactGCTATAAGAAACATGACTGTCTTGATTATTAGTTTGCTCCACTTATAAAATTGGAAAGTTATTGTTTTTACCCTCTAGTATTTTGTTCACCTGTGCATTGTTAATGctgttaaaatattaaatttttACCATGCAAAGTTCAAACGATGAAAGTATCAAGCAGGTCTCTTATTTCCATTCAGGCCACTAACTGCGGCATTGTGGAGAGCATTCTGAACTGGGTGAAGTTCAAGGCTCAGACACAGCTGAATAAAAAGTGCTCTTCGGTCAAACACAGCAAGATCAAAGGCATCCCAAAACTTGATGATGCCAACGATGCTGGTAGGTTCAGACAGCTTAGAAGCTCCTCTTGAATCATCTCTCATCTGTCATGCCTTGTATATAAGAGATCACACAGTGTTTATGCCAAGGGCAAGAGTGCTGATAGACAGGGCTGGATGATTTGTCGTTTTTCTATTGAAATCTTGATTTGAAAATAAAATTCTTTATAAGTTCATGTCCCTGTTAATCATCATCCAGCATATGATTGAATATGTGAAAAAACATAATTCTTGTTGCTATTGCAACGTCTGTCAAATTGCCATGACATCTTAAATGTGTCCAGTCACTATGCACCAGCTgccagaaaaaaataattattaatgtcATGCTTCATCTTTCATCTTCACactccaccaccccacctaTCATTGAGCAAGTCCATCACTAGCATCACGTTGCAATATTCTTATTTAATATtgaattatttctattttatgtTATAGCTTTACATGACATGAAAATGagttttaaaaatgaaagtttGACGTTCTTGTCTCTTATTGTAAGGTGGAAAACACTCGTCCGAGTGCACACTGATTCTGACTGAAGGAGACTCGGCCAAATCCTTGGCTGTTTCGGGACTGGGTGTGATTGGACGAGACCGCTACGGTGTCTTCCCCTTGAGAGGCAAAATCCTCAACGTTCGAGaagccacacacaaacaggTGAGCTCCGAGGCCCTGGAGGATTATAGATACCTGcttctcaattttttttttttttagatatgaTAGAAATTTCCCCTGCCCCtccctttgctgcagttacAGCCTCTTCTTTTCTGTAAAGGCTTTGAGCTAGCTGTTACTAGGGATATCACCATTCCCTGAAATTTGGTAGTCAGGACCCATGCCATACATACAATCATTTTGATACCATAAGAAAAAATAAACCAAACCAAATCAAATTTATGGTGGCATAACATTTCTATTGTGGTGCCCAGCAAACAGGCAACCTGTTAAAAACAAGAAGAGCACCGACCTGGTTCCTAGTGTCTTAAGTCCAGTGGCATATAACCATGAAGTGCCATCTAGCGCTCATTATGTCAACAACAGCTTTCAAGTATAAAGAATCAGCAGTGTTTTTACCACCAAACGGAACTGCACTATAAATATATGAAACCAACACAGTGCTTCTAATGTTAAAAATCCACAAAGTTTGCTGCACATACAGCGTGCCAATATCACAGGTTATGAGCCATTTCAGCTTTAGCCTAAACAAGCGAATGTTTGCCTTACTGAATGCAATTCACAAACAACAACGGTAAAATTTCAGGTTATGAGTCGCAGCGGACCAGCTGCCTCACCTGCACTTACTGACGCACATTACAGCGTTCATCTTCTCCCTTTTGCATCAGATGTTGGCTACACATGCAGAGTTATAATTCTGCCCACGGCAGATGATGCAGTCTCACGTACCTTTGATATTGTAGAAAACCAATACgccatattttttttaattttgataTCGACTTGGCACTAAAGTAATGGTTCTTGTGACATCACTAGttaaaacattgctgtaagggttTCGTTGCATTCAGCCAAAAGACCATTCTTGTGATCAGTAATGTTGGATGTATAGTTCTCAGCAAATTCAGCTAATTGTCAaggtattaaatatattttgatAAATTCATTCGGCTTGATGAGTGAGAGATGTTTCAGAGCATCCTGTTTAATTATAAAAAGCTGTGGTTGTGCAATTGAACACTTTTAGACACATAATGTATCTGTGACAGCATAATGTCACGCTTTCAGGGATTTTGACGTTCACATACATGGCATGGATATTTTCTCTTCTATTTGTAGATCATGGAGAATGCAGAAATCAACAACATTATTAAGATTGTGGGCTTGCAGTACAAGAAGAGCTATGATGACCCGGAGTCACTTAAATCTCTACGCTATGGCAAGATCATGATCATGACTGATCAGGTGGGTTATATTTTTTGGCATTTTAagttgcttttctttttttctttatgcaAAAGCAAATGCATTTTCAACCTGTATCTCTGTTATAAAACACAAAGCTTTCTTTGCTGTAGTAATCATGCTATTTTGGTGTTCTTAGGATCAAGACGGTTCCCACATTAAGGGGCTGCTTATCAACTTCTTCCATCATAACTGGCCTTCCCTGTTGAAACACACGTTTTTGGAGGAGTTCATCACCCCTATCGTCAAAGTATGAACCTCAGCCTGTCATTTGAAACACACCCCATTCCACATACATGATTGCAATGGCTAAAATAAGTGTTGTACATTTAATGGTTCTTTTTGTCAAATAACGATTACTCTGTGCACAGGCCAGCAAGAACAAACAGGAAATTCCCTTTTACAGCATTCCAGAATTTGAAGAGTGGAAGAAACAAACAGAGAATTACAAAACATGGCACATAAAGTACTACaaaggtttgtttttttcagtaaatataaaagaaaatgttGAAATGGCAGTCGCTTGGCTGTTCCAGATCTATACATAATTGTGTTGAATGTGTGGGTGTGATTCTGTAGGTTTGGGTACCAGCACAAGCAAAGAAGCAAAGGAGTACTTTGCTGACATGGAGAGGCATCGGATTATGTTCAAGTATGGAGGCACAGAGGATGATGCTGCCATTACTTTGGTTAGtatttatattaatgtttaaaagcTTCTAtttcactcatttactcacaTTTAGCACACAAGCAGCATGCGGATAAAGTGGCCTTGCAAGTAGGGATGTCCTTATCTAAACCTGTTCAGGATCACATTTTAGTAAATCGATTCTGTGACAGCATATTAAAAACCAAGAGAAATAAACAGGGTACTGATTAACATGCTTCTTACAGTTTGGATAAAAGGATAATGTAATCTGTTGACAACAAAACTAATTGTATGTATATGCCGACATGCATATATTAAAAGTAAAATCATTTTGCTGCAGTGTTTTAATGTAAGATTCTTATCAAAATCATTAATTAGACACTCGGATTGGATTATGTATGagtataaaacacattttaaaaagggaGGCACAGCAGAGGTTGTGCTAAAGTAGGTTTGCATAGCTTGTctaaatttaattaattttacatGGTAATGGTAATGCCACAGCCTTCCATGACCTGGAGTCAGAGAAAGCACATTTGGCCTCACTCACTTTGGGTAGGTAGGATACCCCCCTGTTTACTCTGTGGTGATGCCAGTCAGTCGCTTCAGTAAGCACCTGCTAATCTTCGCCCTTACAGCACTGGTGGCATTGTGTGATTAAGTGGGCGTTCTGGCTACAATGTGGGAACTGAATATTGGTTTTACTAGCAGAAATAGTAGAGTAATATATCTGTATACTCTATAGTACTCTATAATactatatagtataatatagtatagccTATAAAAAACGCCAATACCATGTCTGCATCAGCCTTATAATAAAGTGTCTATTCATGTAATAAAGGgtctaattaattaataatatgtaAGCCTAATCAGAGCTGTGGGGTACTAGtgtctctcctttctcttctgTGCAGGCCTTCAgcaagaaaaagacagatgacAGAAAAGAATGGCTGACTAATTTCATGGAAGACAGACGCCAGAGAAGGATGCACGGGCTGCCTGAGGTGAGGCACATTCAGATTTACATTCAACAGTCAATTGCCTTTATTGTACCTATACTAAATGGATGACTGGGAGAAAATGACATTCACAAGTGTGAAGAATAATATCTAAAGCACTTTCAGTGAGCACAAGACACAGCAAGTTTGTAATAACCAGGGTATTGATACTGttgcttgtttttttaaacactgccTTTAAGGTTACTGAAAATATACTCATTTTGTGAACAAACTGTAATTTTCATGTTGCAGCAATTCCTCTATGGCACCTCAACACGCCACTTGTCCTACAATGACTTCATCAACAAAGAGCTGATTCTCTTTTCCAACTCCGACAATGAGAGATCCATTCCGTCCCTTGTTGATGGTGGGTCTCCTGTGTTttatggatgttttttttagcagtttAGTTTTAGACATTTTGACATTTGATTTCTGCTCTTCCTGTGATTACACTGCTGTTCTGCCTTTGGCAGAAGAAATTGACCTTTTTATTAAGTTTCCATCAActtagatatagatatattttgtgtgcatgtattttcgaatcagaattcagaataatagatttaataataatacagtctACTAATATGCAATTTACTACAATTTCAGGTGTAACTTGTTCTGTTTATCTGTGTGCAGGTCTAAAGCCAGGTCAAAGAAAGGTGCTGTttacctgtatgaagagaaatgATAAGAGGGAGGTGAAGGTGGCTCAGTTGGCTGGCTCAGTAGCAGAGATGTCAGCGTACCATCATGGCGAGGTGAGCTGTGTTTGAAACAAAACATCTGATGTTAATAACATTAATTGTGATCTAGACATGTGAAGAAGTGGTTAGATTATTTTACTCTACAGTAAACAGTTTACAGTATGTTGTAGAATCTGTTGATTTTATGAGCTTTACAAAAACTCAACAGCTGAATTACTGATTATATTTTCTGTCTACAGCAAGCTCTGATGATGACTATTGTGAActtggcccaaaactttgtggGCAGCAACAACATAAACATCCTGCAGCCCCTTGGTCAGTTTGGAACACGTATTAATGGAGGCAAAGACGCAGCTAGCCCTCGTTACATTTTCACCATGCTCAGGTCAGTCAGTCTCTGCAcatttgtgtgtctgtatatgtgtgtttgtgtgtgtgtgcttactatAGTCTACATACAGTCTACAATATAATTACAGTTGTTACAGACACATAGTTGCACTGATGCATATGGATTTAAAAGGAAACTTTAATGaccgctctctttctctctctctctcattttccttTAGCCCACTAGCCAAACTGCTTTTCCCCGCTGTAGACTCAAACTTGCTGAAGTTCCTTTATGATGACAACCAGAAGGTGGAGCCGGAGTGGTACATACCCATCATCCCCATGGTGCTGGTCAACGGGGCTGAGGGTATTGGTACTGGATGGGCCTGCAAGATCTCCAATTATGACCCACGAGAAATTGTCAACAACATCAACCGCATGCTTGACCACCAGGACCCTTTGCCTATGGTAAAAGCCTCAGTTAACATTTTACTATATGCGTCCAAAAGTTTATAGACATTTGCTCTTTCAAAATTGCCAATGGTAAAAGCCTGCTGTGTTTCCAAACTGACAATTTGCTGGCTGTTTTACACAGCTTAGTAATGTATCCCTTACCTTTAATGTACAAGGTGGATTGCTGTTTGGTGTACCAACTGTGAATATTCTGTCATTTTCTGTTTGTCCTTGCTCAGCTGCCCAGCTATAAGAATTTCAAAGGAGTAATTCATGAACTGGGGCAGAACCAGTATATGGTCAGTGGTGAGATCTCTGTTCTGGATAAGAACACCGTTGAAATCACAGAGCTTCCGATTCGCACTTGGACTCAGGTATGAACAGGTGTTTTATTCCGTCAGAGCAGTTAATTAGCAACATTTCTCTCACAGTGATGATGTTGTAGCAAAAGACTTGTTTTGTgtgataaatgtaaatgttcacgTAATGTACATAGCAGCtactgtatttaaataatgtagaaaaataaatgtctacatttttgttttgctttggaCATCACTAATATGGATCATTGTAGTCACGTGTTTATAAATGTTAAGAGCTGGTAGATTTGTGTTGAGAAGTCTTTTTGACTGTTTATGTGAAAATCACATTTTATGTAAACTCCCCCCCCACATTCAAGTTGTTCTATTAGACTATAACTAGATTGTTTCAATAATCTGTTGGTCAAAAGAAGTTTTAGAAAAATCAACTGATTTATAGCTAGTTAATATCATATTGACATCAAGCTTTTGaccacctgtttttttttaatgcaggcGTATAAGGAATCAGTGTTGGAGCCCATGTTGCAGGGCACAGAGAAGACTCCAGCGCTTATCACAGACTATAAGGAGTACCACACAGATGCCACAGTGAAGTTTGTGGTCCGCATGACTGAGGAAAAGCTTGCCCAGGCTGAGGCAGCAGGTCTTCACAAAGTCTTTAAACTGCAGTCTTCTCTCACCTGCAACTCAATGGTGAGAGCATCCTCAAGCTAATGAGTTAAGCTAGATGCTAAGCTAAGATGCATTGCTGTTTTAATGGAGGATTGCTTTCAGTTACTGAAGGAGTGCTATTTTAAGCTATCTTAAAATGTCatattcatttttatgtattaatttgaGGCATTTACTTACACAATATCTGGTTTCCCAGCGATAAGTTAAACCTTACTCGTCTACTGGGAAGCCTGTGTATGTGGCACACCCATTTCACAGTAAAACAAGCTGGTAATTCTTTAATCATTACCAGTTATTTGATGATTAGTGTTACAAATATATGTGTAAACCTCACCTTTAGCATGAAAATAATC
Encoded proteins:
- the top2b gene encoding DNA topoisomerase 2-beta isoform X7 — translated: MSNGAAGSGGLTWVNNAAKKEEANGKSEGGKSEPPKKESSKKMSVERVYQKKTQLEHILLRPDTYIGSVEPVTQQMWVFDEEIGMNLREITYVPGLYKIFDEILVNAADNKQRDKSMSSIKITIDPESNTISVWNNGKGIPVVEHKEEKMYVPALIFGHLLTSSNYDDDEKKVTGGRNGYGAKLCNIFSTKFTVETACKEYKHSFKQTWQNNMTKTSDPKIKHFDGDDFTCVTFQPDLAKFKMEKLDKDIVALLTRRAYDVAGSCKGVKVVLNGKKLPVNGFRSYVDLYVKDKLDETGVALKVVNESVNERWEVCLTMSEKGFQQISFVNSIATTKGGRHIDYVVDQIVAKLIEVVKKKNKAGVSVKPFQVKNHIWVFVNALIENPTFDSQTKENMTLQTKSFGSKCALSEKFIRAATNCGIVESILNWVKFKAQTQLNKKCSSVKHSKIKGIPKLDDANDAGGKHSSECTLILTEGDSAKSLAVSGLGVIGRDRYGVFPLRGKILNVREATHKQIMENAEINNIIKIVGLQYKKSYDDPESLKSLRYGKIMIMTDQDQDGSHIKGLLINFFHHNWPSLLKHTFLEEFITPIVKASKNKQEIPFYSIPEFEEWKKQTENYKTWHIKYYKGLGTSTSKEAKEYFADMERHRIMFKYGGTEDDAAITLAFSKKKTDDRKEWLTNFMEDRRQRRMHGLPEQFLYGTSTRHLSYNDFINKELILFSNSDNERSIPSLVDGLKPGQRKVLFTCMKRNDKREVKVAQLAGSVAEMSAYHHGEQALMMTIVNLAQNFVGSNNINILQPLGQFGTRINGGKDAASPRYIFTMLSPLAKLLFPAVDSNLLKFLYDDNQKVEPEWYIPIIPMVLVNGAEGIGTGWACKISNYDPREIVNNINRMLDHQDPLPMLPSYKNFKGVIHELGQNQYMVSGEISVLDKNTVEITELPIRTWTQAYKESVLEPMLQGTEKTPALITDYKEYHTDATVKFVVRMTEEKLAQAEAAGLHKVFKLQSSLTCNSMVLFDHMGCLKRYESVQDILKEFFELRLHYYKLRKDWLVGSLGAESAKLSNQARFVLEKIEGKISIENKSKRELIRMLVQRGYESDPVAAWNKAQEKALEEEDRDGNESDSSVDSGSSSGPNFNYILNMPLWCLTKEKVDELLKQRDLKKGELNELQMKCSEDLWREDLAVFIEELDRVEEQERENASQGKGVKLVKGKVGKPKVKKIHLEETMPSPFGRRVEPQITLAMKADASKKMTKKKKSDADLAVKMEFDDDGPVDSNGATGDNSLISPSGLPNPGAKPKTPRVKKEKKEPGTPRQRKTPGSAKSSAKKAKKRNPWSDDEEEKSDSDLEEISEQPVIPRDTASRRASAVKAKYTFDFSEEEDDDDGDEEQENDAPASPVHSYKDSFPTTQNNNDDVDDDDDIFPPKPKLTSSAPEPKKKKETESVFSSSKPAYSEKSSDSEAKSDSDEDDRGPVFSSFSSSSAFEKPSPAKKAKKPSEAAPKPRKTPAKPKKPDTSVWDSDSDTGAKKTPTKSPGKGRGRKRKPSGSEEDEYSPMKKTGKTPSSRKPKKPASDEDDDDMNSSNFSRIDSARDRSGRAKKEVKYFAESDDDDDDDMFD
- the top2b gene encoding DNA topoisomerase 2-beta isoform X6, which encodes MSNGAAGSGGLTWVQMWVFDEEIGMNLREITYVPGLYKIFDEILVNAADNKQRDKSMSSIKITIDPESNTISVWNNGKGIPVVEHKEEKMYVPALIFGHLLTSSNYDDDEKKVTGGRNGYGAKLCNIFSTKFTVETACKEYKHSFKQTWQNNMTKTSDPKIKHFDGDDFTCVTFQPDLAKFKMEKLDKDIVALLTRRAYDVAGSCKGVKVVLNGKKLPVNGFRSYVDLYVKDKLDETGVALKVVNESVNERWEVCLTMSEKGFQQISFVNSIATTKGGRHIDYVVDQIVAKLIEVVKKKNKAGVSVKPFQVKNHIWVFVNALIENPTFDSQTKENMTLQTKSFGSKCALSEKFIRAATNCGIVESILNWVKFKAQTQLNKKCSSVKHSKIKGIPKLDDANDAGGKHSSECTLILTEGDSAKSLAVSGLGVIGRDRYGVFPLRGKILNVREATHKQIMENAEINNIIKIVGLQYKKSYDDPESLKSLRYGKIMIMTDQDQDGSHIKGLLINFFHHNWPSLLKHTFLEEFITPIVKASKNKQEIPFYSIPEFEEWKKQTENYKTWHIKYYKGLGTSTSKEAKEYFADMERHRIMFKYGGTEDDAAITLAFSKKKTDDRKEWLTNFMEDRRQRRMHGLPEQFLYGTSTRHLSYNDFINKELILFSNSDNERSIPSLVDGLKPGQRKVLFTCMKRNDKREVKVAQLAGSVAEMSAYHHGEQALMMTIVNLAQNFVGSNNINILQPLGQFGTRINGGKDAASPRYIFTMLSPLAKLLFPAVDSNLLKFLYDDNQKVEPEWYIPIIPMVLVNGAEGIGTGWACKISNYDPREIVNNINRMLDHQDPLPMLPSYKNFKGVIHELGQNQYMVSGEISVLDKNTVEITELPIRTWTQAYKESVLEPMLQGTEKTPALITDYKEYHTDATVKFVVRMTEEKLAQAEAAGLHKVFKLQSSLTCNSMVLFDHMGCLKRYESVQDILKEFFELRLHYYKLRKDWLVGSLGAESAKLSNQARFVLEKIEGKISIENKSKRELIRMLVQRGYESDPVAAWNKAQEKALEEEDRDGNESDSSVDSGSSSGPNFNYILNMPLWCLTKEKVDELLKQRDLKKGELNELQMKCSEDLWREDLAVFIEELDRVEEQERENASQGKGVKLVKGKVGKPKVKKIHLEETMPSPFGRRVEPQITLAMKADASKKMTKKKKSDADLAVKMEFDDDGPVDSNGATGDNSLISPSGLPNPGAKPKTPRVKKEKKEPGTPRQRKTPGSAKSSAKKAKKRNPWSDDEEEKSDSDLEEISEQPVIPRDTASRRASAVKAKYTFDFSEEEDDDDGDEEQENDAPASPVHSYKDSFPTTQNNNDDVDDDDDIFPPKPKLTSSAPEPKKKKETESVFSSSKPAYSEKSSDSEAKSDSDEDDRGPVFSSFSSSSAFEKPSPAKKAKKPSEAAPKPRKTPAKPKKPDTSVWDSDSDTGAKKTPTKSPGKGRGRKRKPSGSEEDEYSPMKKTGKTPSSRQKPKKPASDEDDDDMNSSNFSRIDSARDRSGRAKKEVKYFAESDDDDDDDMFD